In Spinacia oleracea cultivar Varoflay chromosome 5, BTI_SOV_V1, whole genome shotgun sequence, a single window of DNA contains:
- the LOC110792098 gene encoding uncharacterized protein, translated as MKKLYRKGQVHPSPPPQPPSPPPSSDQFSLSYLPAAILTLALSLSSQDQQVLAYLLSCSCSSSSSSPFDFDPSKSSSKKQSIHLLQQHPSSFTCYCFSCYTNYWALWDSSPNRQLIHEIIDAFEDNLMSQRKMKKKKNKQGGLTRREKRKNNNNKGSLDTNSIISDTNQKVNDDINHANGLDGSGLVNTEVARVDSVEEEEEEGETGEVKQGSVRKIVSFIGERIWGSVWG; from the coding sequence ATGAAGAAACTTTACCGCAAAGGTCAAGTCCACCcttcaccaccaccacaaccaccttCACCACCACCTTCATCTGACcagttttctctctcttaccTCCCAGCCGCCATCCTCACCCTCGCCTTATCTCTCTCTTCCCAAGACCAACAAGTCTTAGCTTACCTTCTCTCTTGCTCttgctcttcttcttcctcttctcctTTTGATTTCGATCCTTCTAAATCTTCTTCCAAAAAACAGAGCATCCATCTTCTTCAACAACACCCTTCTTCTTTCACCTGTTACTGCTTCTCCTGCTACACTAATTACTGGGCCCTCTGGGATTCCTCCCCTAACCGCCAGCTTATCCATGAGATTATCGACGCTTTTGAAGACAATCTCATGTCACAaaggaagatgaagaagaagaagaacaaaCAAGGGGGCTTAACTAGAAGAGAAAAAaggaagaacaacaacaacaaaggaaGCTTGGATACTAATAGTATCATTAGTGATACTAATCAGAAAGTTAATGACGATATCAATCATGCAAATGGGTTGGATGGGTCGGGCCTCGTTAACACTGAGGTGGCCCGAGTTGACTCagtggaagaagaagaagaagaaggtgaaACAGGGGAGGTGAAACAGGGGTCTGTAAGGAAGATTGTGAGTTTCATTGGAGAGAGGATTTGGGGAAGTGTTTGgggttaa